In Arthrobacter sp. UKPF54-2, the following are encoded in one genomic region:
- a CDS encoding PAC2 family protein, translating to MNSFEPDPEDAGVTPAPERLLQPVPEGQRITVMLAAFEGWNDAGEAASDALRYLNKLWGGKKVGSIDADEYYDFQFTRPTIRRTASGERKIKWPSTRIFKASVPDSNVDVIFVQGTEPSYKWRAYTAELLVHAEALNVDYVVLVGALLADVPHSRPIPVSASTDDAALRERMDLEASQYEGPVGIVGVLAEVALLAGLPTVSLWAAVPHYVAQAPSPKAQLALLHRIEELLQVPLDTQELVEDADAWERGVDELATEDPEIAAYVRQLEEAKDTADLPEASGESIAREFERYLKRRGKEKP from the coding sequence ATGAATAGCTTCGAGCCAGACCCCGAGGACGCCGGCGTCACGCCCGCGCCGGAGCGGTTGCTGCAGCCCGTACCCGAGGGCCAGCGCATCACGGTGATGCTCGCGGCGTTTGAAGGATGGAACGACGCCGGCGAAGCTGCAAGTGATGCGCTGCGCTACCTGAACAAGCTCTGGGGCGGCAAAAAGGTCGGCTCAATCGATGCGGACGAGTACTACGATTTCCAGTTCACCCGCCCCACCATCCGGCGGACGGCGTCCGGCGAACGGAAGATCAAGTGGCCGTCCACCCGGATCTTCAAGGCCAGCGTTCCAGACTCCAACGTGGACGTCATCTTTGTCCAGGGCACCGAGCCCTCCTACAAGTGGCGGGCCTACACGGCCGAACTGCTGGTGCATGCCGAGGCGCTGAACGTGGACTACGTCGTCCTGGTCGGCGCCCTGCTGGCGGACGTGCCGCACAGCCGGCCCATCCCGGTGAGCGCCTCGACCGACGACGCCGCGCTGCGTGAACGGATGGACCTGGAAGCGTCCCAGTACGAGGGTCCCGTGGGGATCGTGGGCGTGCTCGCCGAGGTCGCCCTGCTGGCCGGGCTGCCCACGGTCTCGCTCTGGGCCGCCGTGCCGCACTACGTTGCCCAGGCGCCGTCGCCGAAGGCGCAATTGGCCCTGCTGCACCGGATCGAGGAACTGCTGCAGGTTCCGCTGGACACGCAGGAACTGGTCGAGGATGCCGATGCCTGGGAGCGCGGCGTCGACGAACTCGCCACCGAAGACCCGGAGATCGCGGCCTACGTCCGCCAGCTCGAGGAGGCCAAGGACACCGCGGACCTGCCCGAGGCCAGCGGCGAGTCAATTGCGCGGGAGTTCGAGCGTTACCTCAAGCGCCGCGGCAAGGAAAAGCCCTAA
- the mshC gene encoding cysteine--1-D-myo-inosityl 2-amino-2-deoxy-alpha-D-glucopyranoside ligase, whose translation MKSWTSRPVPQLPGSMPALRLFDTAKGGLVTLEATGEQSMYVCGITPYDATHMGHAASYVAFDLLNRAWRDGRQQVAYVQNVTDVDDPLLERATATGVDWRDLAASQIELFQTDMEALNVLAPDNYVGAVEAIPLIVPAIESLVQRGLAYRVAGAGGEPDGDVYYDVEAAGKHSAEARDAWTLGSISGLGDAEMLELFAERGGDPGRAGKRQALDPLLWRVAREGEPSWPGGELGEGRPGWHIECTVIAQKYLPAPFTVQGGGSDLVFPHHEMGAGHAYSLAGVPLAKHFAHAGMVGLDGEKMSKSKGNLVLVSKLRAAGEEPGAIRLAILAHHYRSDWSWTEDGFAQAKDRLASWRAAVALAPAGSAGPLIEELRAALSDDLDAPRALAAVDVWAAGALAAGSAGQAGPATGSAADAALVADAVNALLGVEL comes from the coding sequence GTGAAATCCTGGACCTCCCGCCCCGTTCCCCAGCTCCCGGGTAGCATGCCCGCGCTGCGACTTTTCGACACCGCCAAGGGTGGCCTCGTCACCCTTGAGGCGACGGGGGAGCAGTCCATGTACGTGTGCGGCATCACCCCCTACGACGCCACGCACATGGGCCACGCGGCCAGCTACGTTGCCTTCGACCTGCTCAACCGCGCCTGGCGCGACGGCCGCCAGCAGGTCGCCTACGTCCAGAACGTGACCGACGTCGACGATCCCCTGCTGGAGCGCGCGACGGCGACCGGCGTGGACTGGCGTGACCTCGCCGCCAGCCAGATCGAACTGTTCCAGACCGACATGGAAGCCCTGAACGTCCTGGCGCCGGACAACTACGTGGGCGCCGTCGAGGCCATCCCGTTGATCGTTCCGGCCATCGAGTCCCTCGTCCAGCGCGGACTGGCCTACCGGGTGGCCGGCGCCGGCGGCGAGCCCGACGGCGATGTCTACTACGACGTCGAAGCGGCCGGCAAGCACTCCGCGGAGGCGCGCGACGCCTGGACCCTGGGGTCCATCTCGGGCCTGGGCGACGCCGAAATGCTGGAACTGTTCGCCGAACGCGGCGGCGACCCCGGCCGCGCCGGGAAGCGCCAGGCCCTGGACCCGCTGCTGTGGCGGGTGGCACGCGAGGGTGAGCCGAGCTGGCCCGGCGGCGAACTGGGGGAGGGGCGCCCCGGCTGGCACATCGAGTGCACCGTCATCGCCCAGAAGTACCTGCCCGCGCCCTTCACCGTGCAGGGCGGCGGATCCGACCTTGTTTTCCCGCACCACGAAATGGGCGCGGGCCACGCGTACTCGCTGGCCGGGGTGCCGCTGGCCAAGCACTTCGCGCACGCCGGCATGGTGGGCCTCGACGGCGAAAAGATGAGCAAGTCCAAGGGCAACCTCGTCCTCGTGTCCAAGCTGCGGGCCGCCGGCGAAGAGCCGGGCGCCATCCGCCTCGCAATCCTGGCCCACCACTACCGCAGTGACTGGTCCTGGACCGAGGACGGCTTTGCCCAGGCCAAGGACCGGCTCGCCAGCTGGCGCGCCGCCGTGGCCCTGGCTCCGGCGGGATCCGCTGGTCCGCTCATCGAAGAACTCCGCGCCGCACTCTCGGACGACCTGGACGCCCCGCGCGCCCTCGCCGCCGTGGATGTCTGGGCCGCCGGCGCCCTGGCGGCCGGTTCCGCCGGCCAGGCCGGTCCCGCCACGGGCTCCGCCGCTGATGCGGCGCTGGTGGCCGACGCCGTCAACGCCCTGCTCGGCGTCGAACTCTAA
- a CDS encoding undecaprenyl-diphosphate phosphatase, translating to MNWLEAAFLGLVQGLTEFLPISSSAHLRIVGAFLPNAADPGAAFTAITQLGTETAVIVYFWRDIVRIVKAWFGSLTGKVSRQDPDARMGWLVILGSLPIIILGLLFQDQIESVLRSLWIVATTLIVFGMILAVADAVGRQERDLTKLTYKHGIFYGLAQAMALIPGVSRSGGTITAGLLMGYTREAAARYSFLLAIPAVFGSGLYQLYKVVSKEGITGPYGLPETGLATVIAFVVGYVIIGWFLKYVSTRSYRLFVWYRIGLGLALYVLLGFNVISA from the coding sequence GTGAACTGGTTAGAAGCGGCCTTTCTGGGCCTGGTACAGGGCCTGACAGAATTCCTCCCGATTTCCTCGAGCGCCCACCTGCGGATTGTGGGGGCGTTCCTGCCGAACGCCGCCGACCCCGGGGCGGCCTTTACCGCCATCACCCAGCTGGGTACCGAGACCGCGGTGATCGTCTATTTCTGGCGGGACATCGTGCGGATCGTGAAAGCCTGGTTCGGTTCGCTCACCGGCAAGGTGTCCCGGCAGGACCCGGACGCCCGGATGGGCTGGCTGGTGATCCTGGGCAGCCTCCCGATCATCATCCTCGGCCTGCTCTTCCAGGACCAGATCGAGTCGGTACTCCGCAGCCTCTGGATCGTCGCCACCACGCTGATCGTGTTCGGCATGATCCTGGCCGTCGCGGACGCCGTCGGCCGCCAGGAACGTGACCTGACCAAACTGACTTACAAGCACGGTATTTTCTACGGGCTCGCGCAGGCGATGGCCCTGATTCCCGGCGTCTCACGCTCCGGCGGCACCATCACCGCCGGCCTGCTCATGGGCTACACCCGCGAGGCGGCGGCCCGCTATTCCTTCCTGCTGGCCATCCCCGCGGTCTTTGGCAGCGGCCTCTACCAGCTGTACAAGGTGGTCTCGAAGGAAGGCATCACCGGCCCGTACGGCCTGCCCGAGACGGGCCTCGCCACCGTGATCGCCTTTGTGGTGGGCTACGTCATCATCGGCTGGTTCCTCAAGTACGTTTCCACCCGCAGCTACCGGCTCTTCGTCTGGTACCGGATCGGCCTGGGCCTCGCGCTGTACGTGCTGCTCGGTTTCAATGTCATCAGCGCCTAG
- a CDS encoding aldo/keto reductase, with the protein MQQRYVGNSGLRVSSLSLGTMSWAGETDEQEASGLLRTFVDGGGTLIDTAASYAGGRAEALLGGMLGDVVARSEVVISTKAGLTTSGGRHSVDTSRNGMLSGLDASLARLGTDYVDLWFAQAWDPNVPLEETLSALEFAVRSGRARYAGVSNFTGWQTAKAAAVAGFPLVACQSEYSLLQRKPEAELIPAIEDAGLGLMAWGPLGRGVLTGKYRGHIPADSRAAHQKLAGYVEPYLEGSASSVVEAVAMAAKGLGRTALDVSLSWLLSQHGVATAVVGPRTAVQLKEILDASLAPLPPEIAVALEDVSGGA; encoded by the coding sequence ATGCAGCAGCGTTATGTCGGCAACAGTGGGTTGCGTGTCTCGTCCCTTTCCCTTGGCACCATGTCCTGGGCCGGTGAAACTGACGAACAGGAAGCCTCCGGCCTGCTGCGCACCTTCGTCGACGGGGGCGGCACGCTGATTGACACCGCCGCGTCCTACGCCGGCGGCCGCGCCGAAGCACTTCTCGGCGGCATGCTGGGCGACGTCGTCGCGCGCTCCGAAGTGGTGATCTCCACCAAGGCCGGGCTGACGACGTCGGGCGGACGCCACAGTGTCGACACCTCCCGCAACGGAATGCTGTCCGGCCTTGACGCCAGCCTGGCGCGGCTTGGCACCGACTACGTGGACCTCTGGTTCGCCCAGGCCTGGGATCCCAACGTACCGCTGGAGGAAACCCTTTCCGCCCTGGAATTCGCCGTGCGCTCCGGCCGGGCACGCTACGCGGGCGTCTCCAATTTCACCGGCTGGCAGACCGCGAAAGCCGCCGCCGTGGCCGGGTTCCCGCTGGTCGCCTGCCAGTCCGAGTACTCATTGCTGCAGCGCAAGCCCGAAGCCGAGTTAATTCCCGCCATTGAAGACGCCGGGCTCGGCCTGATGGCCTGGGGTCCGCTGGGCCGCGGCGTGCTGACCGGCAAGTACCGCGGCCACATCCCGGCCGACTCCCGCGCCGCGCACCAAAAGCTGGCCGGTTACGTTGAGCCGTACCTCGAAGGCAGCGCGTCCAGCGTTGTTGAGGCGGTCGCGATGGCGGCCAAGGGGCTGGGCCGGACCGCCCTGGACGTTTCGCTGAGCTGGCTGCTGTCCCAGCACGGGGTGGCCACCGCGGTGGTGGGACCACGGACTGCCGTCCAGCTCAAGGAGATTCTGGATGCCTCGCTGGCGCCCCTGCCGCCAGAGATTGCCGTGGCCCTGGAGGACGTCTCCGGCGGAGCCTAG
- a CDS encoding DUF427 domain-containing protein: MTPVHGLPGSFRRPRPVVPSAGQESVWDYPRPPRVEPRSERVVVRLGGEVIADTTDSVRVLETSHPPVYYLPLGAFPAGVLVPTQGTSFCEFKGEAHYFDVVAGGVVVPRGGWTYPVPTPGFEALSTRVALYPAHMDSCTVDGEQVTPQEGGFYGGWITSQIVGPFKGGPGTAGW, from the coding sequence ATGACTCCTGTACATGGTCTTCCCGGCTCCTTCCGCCGTCCCCGTCCTGTTGTGCCCTCGGCAGGCCAAGAATCGGTCTGGGACTACCCCCGGCCGCCACGGGTGGAGCCCCGGTCGGAGCGGGTGGTGGTGCGGCTGGGCGGCGAGGTGATTGCCGACACCACCGACTCGGTCCGTGTCTTGGAGACGAGCCACCCGCCGGTCTACTACTTGCCCTTGGGAGCATTCCCTGCCGGCGTCCTTGTACCGACCCAGGGCACCAGCTTCTGCGAGTTCAAGGGAGAAGCGCACTACTTCGACGTTGTTGCCGGCGGTGTTGTTGTCCCCCGGGGCGGCTGGACCTACCCCGTGCCCACCCCGGGTTTCGAGGCACTCAGTACCCGGGTCGCCCTCTACCCGGCCCACATGGACTCCTGCACGGTCGACGGCGAACAGGTCACCCCGCAGGAGGGCGGCTTCTACGGCGGCTGGATCACCTCGCAGATCGTCGGCCCGTTCAAGGGCGGTCCGGGTACAGCGGGCTGGTGA
- a CDS encoding DUF5703 family protein, whose translation MKEHFLSSSVRRERDYARQYEYLVLTVSPEDSLPEARRLLAAHSEYGKWELERSVLYVGGGCRFWLRRKVIQVQRTV comes from the coding sequence ATGAAGGAACATTTTCTGAGCAGCTCGGTCCGTCGGGAGCGGGACTATGCGCGTCAGTACGAGTACCTCGTGCTGACGGTCAGCCCTGAAGATTCCCTGCCGGAGGCGCGCCGCCTCCTCGCCGCCCACTCCGAGTACGGCAAGTGGGAACTCGAGCGCAGCGTGCTCTACGTCGGCGGCGGGTGCCGCTTCTGGTTGCGCCGGAAAGTGATCCAGGTCCAGCGGACCGTCTAG
- a CDS encoding acyl-CoA dehydrogenase family protein, with protein MTPEDPLPDALLERIRARAAGYDRDNAFFTEDLRDLADAGYLKMFVPASDGGLGLGLAGAAQLQRRLATAAPATALAINMHLVWTGVAHVLAARGDSSLDFVLKEAAQGEIFAFGNSEAGNDSVLFDSRTEATPLPDGSYGFTGRKIFTSLSPAWTRLGIFGKDAGARGGEGELVHGFIDRETPGYQILSDWDTLGMRASQSNTTVLEGAVVPPERIFRKLPVGPNADPLIFAIFACFETLLAAVYTGIGERALQLGIEAVKRRTSFKNGGRSYAQDPDIRWKVAEAAMAMDGLYPQLAAVAADVDALTDHGGQWFPKLVGVKVRATETARTVVDLAIRVSGGSSYFRGSELERLYRDVLAGMFHPSDDESAHNTVASAWLGPLEG; from the coding sequence ATGACACCCGAAGACCCCCTGCCCGACGCACTGCTGGAACGGATCCGCGCGCGGGCGGCAGGCTACGACCGCGACAATGCCTTCTTCACCGAGGACCTGCGGGACCTCGCCGACGCCGGGTACCTGAAGATGTTCGTCCCGGCGTCCGACGGCGGCCTGGGCCTCGGCCTGGCGGGGGCGGCGCAGCTGCAGCGGAGGCTGGCCACCGCCGCGCCGGCCACCGCCCTGGCGATCAACATGCACCTGGTCTGGACCGGCGTCGCCCACGTCCTGGCTGCCCGGGGTGATTCCTCGCTGGATTTCGTCCTGAAGGAGGCCGCACAGGGTGAGATCTTTGCGTTCGGCAACTCCGAGGCGGGGAACGACTCCGTGCTCTTCGATTCCCGGACCGAGGCCACGCCGCTGCCGGACGGAAGCTACGGATTCACCGGGCGGAAGATCTTCACGAGCCTCTCGCCGGCCTGGACCCGGCTGGGCATCTTCGGCAAGGACGCCGGGGCGCGCGGCGGCGAGGGCGAACTGGTCCACGGCTTCATCGACCGGGAGACGCCCGGCTACCAGATCCTCTCCGACTGGGACACCCTGGGCATGCGGGCCAGCCAGTCGAACACCACCGTCCTGGAAGGCGCCGTTGTGCCGCCAGAGCGGATCTTCCGCAAGCTCCCCGTGGGCCCGAACGCGGACCCGCTGATCTTCGCCATCTTCGCCTGCTTCGAGACGCTGCTGGCGGCGGTGTACACGGGGATCGGGGAGCGCGCACTGCAGTTGGGCATCGAAGCGGTTAAGCGCCGGACCTCGTTCAAGAACGGCGGCCGCAGCTACGCCCAGGACCCGGACATCCGCTGGAAGGTCGCCGAGGCGGCCATGGCGATGGATGGGCTGTATCCGCAGCTCGCCGCGGTGGCGGCCGACGTCGACGCCCTCACCGATCACGGCGGGCAGTGGTTCCCGAAGCTCGTGGGCGTCAAAGTGCGTGCCACCGAGACGGCGCGCACCGTCGTCGACTTGGCGATCAGGGTCTCCGGCGGCTCGAGTTACTTCCGCGGTTCCGAGCTCGAGCGGCTCTACCGGGACGTGCTGGCCGGGATGTTCCACCCCTCCGATGACGAGTCGGCGCACAATACGGTGGCTAGTGCGTGGCTGGGCCCGCTGGAGGGCTAA
- a CDS encoding M20/M25/M40 family metallo-hydrolase, whose amino-acid sequence MTDIRPEDEVVRICQELIRIDTSNYGDGSGPGERAAAEYTAGLITEVGLDAEIFESAPGRASVVTRLAGEDPSASALVVHGHLDVVPALREQWSVDPFGAELKDGLIWGRGAVDMKDMDAMILSVLRDFARTGRKPKRDLIFAFFADEEAGGKYGAGYAVEHRPELFEGATEAISEVGGFSATIGGQRTYLLQTAEKGLSWLRLVAHGRAGHGSQINTDNAVTRLASAVSRIGEYRWPVELTPTTRQFLDGVTELTGVEFDPDDPERILKELGTVARFVGATLQNTTNPTLLKGGYKHNVIPESAEALVDCRTLPGQQEQVLEIVRELAGTGVDVTYVHQDVSLEVPFAGNLVDSMIDALHSEDPGAKVLPYTLSGGTDNKALSRLGITGYGFAPLMLPDNLDFTGMFHGVDERVPADSLKFGSRVLNTLLTNY is encoded by the coding sequence ATGACTGACATTCGGCCCGAAGACGAGGTTGTCCGGATCTGCCAGGAACTGATCCGGATCGACACGTCCAACTACGGTGACGGTTCCGGGCCGGGGGAGCGCGCCGCCGCGGAGTACACCGCCGGGCTGATCACGGAGGTGGGGCTCGACGCCGAAATCTTCGAGTCCGCTCCGGGCCGCGCCAGTGTGGTGACCCGGCTGGCCGGTGAGGATCCGTCGGCCAGCGCCCTGGTGGTCCACGGCCACCTCGACGTCGTGCCCGCACTGCGCGAGCAGTGGTCCGTGGACCCCTTCGGCGCCGAGCTCAAGGACGGCCTGATCTGGGGCCGCGGCGCCGTGGACATGAAGGACATGGACGCGATGATCCTCTCCGTGCTGAGGGATTTCGCCAGGACCGGCCGAAAGCCCAAGCGGGACCTGATCTTCGCGTTCTTCGCCGATGAGGAGGCGGGCGGTAAGTACGGCGCCGGCTACGCCGTCGAACACCGTCCCGAACTGTTTGAGGGAGCCACCGAGGCGATCTCCGAGGTGGGCGGCTTCTCGGCCACGATCGGGGGCCAGCGCACCTACCTGCTGCAGACCGCTGAGAAGGGGTTGTCCTGGCTGCGGCTGGTGGCCCATGGCCGCGCCGGCCACGGCTCCCAGATCAACACGGACAATGCTGTCACCCGGCTCGCCAGCGCCGTCTCGCGGATCGGGGAGTACCGGTGGCCGGTGGAACTGACCCCCACCACGCGGCAGTTCCTGGACGGCGTGACGGAACTCACCGGCGTCGAGTTCGATCCGGACGACCCGGAGAGGATCCTCAAGGAGCTCGGCACGGTGGCACGGTTTGTCGGTGCCACGCTGCAGAACACCACCAACCCCACCCTGCTCAAGGGCGGTTACAAGCACAACGTCATCCCGGAGTCGGCCGAGGCCCTGGTGGACTGCCGGACGCTACCCGGCCAGCAGGAACAGGTCCTCGAGATCGTCCGCGAACTGGCAGGCACCGGCGTGGACGTCACCTACGTGCACCAGGACGTCTCGCTCGAAGTCCCGTTTGCCGGCAACCTGGTGGACTCCATGATCGACGCGCTCCACTCCGAGGATCCGGGCGCCAAGGTCCTGCCGTACACGCTCTCGGGCGGCACGGACAACAAGGCCCTGAGCCGGCTCGGCATCACCGGCTACGGCTTCGCACCGCTGATGCTTCCGGACAATCTGGACTTCACCGGCATGTTCCACGGCGTCGACGAACGGGTCCCGGCCGATTCGCTGAAGTTCGGCTCCCGGGTGCTGAACACCCTGCTGACCAACTACTGA
- a CDS encoding GNAT family N-acetyltransferase: MALLLPDTLPTLQTVTGRFVLAPFTALDVEPLARLLARDEIWSQGFSDSEARPAGEAELMAFVDRRFAGLQVFSVYQKLPLGQSRFVGTTGITEHDEPTERVKIGRTVLDPDFWGAKVNHEVKITLLDWLFSCGAGRIECDVDSRNQRSLSSLARFGFTAEGTRRRSSRNVDGLWRDFVILSLLTDEWPDLRPRALASLAGQMPAGLLAV; the protein is encoded by the coding sequence ATGGCGCTGCTCCTTCCCGACACTCTGCCGACCCTTCAGACGGTCACCGGCAGGTTCGTCCTGGCACCATTCACAGCTCTCGACGTCGAGCCGCTGGCCCGGCTCCTGGCCCGCGACGAAATCTGGTCCCAAGGCTTCAGCGACAGCGAGGCCAGGCCCGCCGGCGAGGCCGAGTTGATGGCGTTTGTGGACCGCCGTTTCGCCGGGCTGCAGGTCTTCTCCGTGTACCAGAAGCTGCCCCTGGGGCAGTCGCGGTTCGTCGGAACCACCGGCATCACGGAGCATGACGAGCCCACGGAGCGCGTCAAGATCGGCCGGACCGTGCTGGACCCGGATTTCTGGGGTGCCAAGGTCAACCACGAGGTGAAGATCACCCTGCTCGACTGGCTGTTCTCCTGCGGGGCCGGCCGGATCGAATGCGACGTGGACTCCCGCAACCAGCGGTCCTTGTCCTCGCTCGCGCGGTTCGGGTTCACGGCCGAGGGCACCCGGCGCCGGTCCTCCCGGAACGTCGACGGGCTCTGGCGCGACTTCGTGATCCTGTCGCTGCTGACCGACGAGTGGCCGGACCTGCGCCCCCGCGCGCTAGCTTCCCTGGCCGGGCAGATGCCCGCCGGGCTGCTGGCGGTGTAG